From Sporosarcina sp. 6E9, a single genomic window includes:
- a CDS encoding TrkA family potassium uptake protein → MKKEFVVIGLGRFGGSIVKELIVLGSNVMAIDISSARVDEYASIATQAVTADTTDESVLKSLGIRNFEHVIVAIGENIQASILTTLMLKEIGVPKITVKAQNDYHAKVLRKIGADKVVHPERDMGIRIANNMVSNNILDYLELSEEHSIAEIMANERLVGKTLVELDIRAKYGINIVAIKRGNDIVVSPQAIEEIQIDDILIVIGSDHDIHLFEKKLFH, encoded by the coding sequence ATGAAAAAAGAGTTTGTTGTAATAGGACTTGGGCGTTTCGGGGGAAGCATTGTGAAAGAATTGATTGTATTGGGATCGAATGTTATGGCTATCGATATTTCCAGTGCGCGAGTTGATGAGTATGCATCGATCGCAACACAAGCAGTTACCGCTGATACAACTGATGAATCTGTCCTAAAATCACTAGGGATTCGAAATTTTGAACATGTGATTGTTGCGATTGGAGAAAATATACAAGCTAGTATTTTAACGACGCTGATGTTAAAAGAAATTGGCGTGCCTAAAATAACGGTTAAAGCGCAAAATGATTACCATGCGAAGGTTCTTCGGAAGATTGGTGCCGATAAAGTGGTGCATCCAGAGCGTGACATGGGGATCAGGATCGCAAACAATATGGTCTCGAATAATATTCTGGATTATCTTGAATTATCGGAGGAACATTCCATTGCTGAAATAATGGCAAATGAGAGGTTAGTAGGGAAGACGTTAGTCGAACTCGATATCCGGGCGAAATACGGGATTAACATCGTTGCGATAAAACGAGGCAATGACATTGTTGTATCGCCTCAGGCGATTGAAGAAATTCAAATAGACGATATTTTAATTGTCATTGGATCTGATCATGATATTCATCTTTTTGAGAAGAAGTTATTTCATTAA
- a CDS encoding TlpA disulfide reductase family protein translates to MKLHEFMPELVGATAWINGVTSKEQLVGNKPVLFHFWSVSCYMCKDAMPVINQFRDKYKDNLNIVAVHIPRSEADVDINLVKSSAEAHDIKHPIFIDNALKLRGAFGNEQVPAYYVFDKDGRLRHFQSGGSGMKLLEKRITRLLNEKK, encoded by the coding sequence TTGAAGTTACATGAATTCATGCCAGAGCTTGTTGGCGCAACAGCCTGGATTAACGGTGTTACATCAAAAGAACAGCTGGTAGGGAACAAACCAGTACTTTTTCACTTTTGGTCAGTTAGTTGTTACATGTGTAAAGATGCGATGCCGGTGATAAATCAGTTCCGCGACAAATATAAGGATAACCTAAACATTGTTGCAGTTCATATCCCGCGGTCTGAAGCAGATGTAGACATAAATCTTGTTAAATCGAGTGCGGAAGCACATGATATAAAACACCCGATTTTTATCGATAACGCACTTAAGCTGAGAGGTGCTTTTGGTAACGAGCAAGTCCCTGCCTATTATGTTTTTGATAAAGATGGGCGACTACGGCATTTTCAATCGGGCGGGAGTGGTATGAAGTTACTTGAGAAACGAATTACCCGTTTACTGAATGAAAAGAAATGA
- a CDS encoding ABC transporter ATP-binding protein codes for MSIESIIRFDNVTKKYDEDTTVLNNVSFELERGKFYTLLGPSGCGKTTILRLIAGFIEPTEGTILFNGKKINDVPANERKVNTVFQDYALFPHLNVFENIAFGLRIKKVKTEEMKRRVKEALTFVNLDGYENREISEMSGGQRQRVAIARAIVNDPEVILLDEPLSALDLKLRSEMQYELRDLQKRLGKTFIFVTHDQEEALAMSDEIFVLNNGEIQQSGTPLDIYDEPINRFVADFIGESNIVPGIMIEDFTVEFTGKKFECVDAGLNPNENVDIVIRPEDLVLTTVEKGKLTVTVDTQLFRGVHYELSTYDKDGNEWLVHSTKKAEVGSSVGLDFVPENIHVMRLNETEEEFDARLDSYGGGDNER; via the coding sequence ATGTCAATCGAGTCAATTATTCGCTTTGATAATGTAACAAAAAAATATGATGAAGATACTACAGTGTTAAATAACGTTTCATTCGAACTAGAAAGAGGGAAATTTTATACGCTTCTTGGACCATCTGGTTGCGGGAAAACAACCATTCTACGTCTTATTGCGGGATTCATCGAACCAACTGAGGGCACTATATTATTTAACGGAAAAAAAATTAACGATGTCCCTGCAAATGAGCGGAAAGTAAACACTGTTTTTCAAGACTATGCGCTATTTCCACATCTTAATGTATTCGAAAACATCGCATTTGGTCTTAGAATAAAAAAAGTAAAAACAGAAGAAATGAAAAGACGCGTCAAAGAAGCGCTGACATTTGTTAACTTAGATGGTTATGAAAATCGAGAAATATCCGAGATGTCAGGCGGACAACGACAACGAGTTGCGATTGCGCGTGCAATTGTTAACGACCCAGAAGTCATTTTGTTGGATGAACCATTATCAGCACTTGATTTGAAACTTAGATCCGAAATGCAATATGAACTCCGTGATTTACAAAAACGATTAGGTAAGACTTTTATCTTTGTTACTCATGACCAAGAAGAGGCGCTTGCGATGTCAGATGAAATTTTCGTTCTCAACAACGGAGAAATTCAGCAATCTGGTACGCCCCTTGATATATATGACGAGCCCATCAATCGTTTCGTTGCTGATTTCATCGGAGAATCCAACATTGTTCCGGGAATTATGATTGAAGATTTCACAGTCGAATTTACTGGTAAAAAATTCGAATGTGTTGATGCCGGTCTTAATCCGAACGAAAATGTTGATATCGTTATTCGACCTGAAGACCTCGTGTTAACAACTGTTGAAAAAGGTAAATTAACTGTCACTGTCGATACGCAATTATTCCGCGGGGTCCATTATGAATTGTCCACATACGATAAAGATGGAAACGAATGGCTCGTTCACTCAACCAAAAAGGCTGAAGTTGGAAGTTCTGTCGGACTAGATTTCGTACCAGAAAACATTCATGTCATGCGTTTGAATGAAACAGAAGAGGAGTTTGACGCAAGACTCGACTCTTATGGAGGCGGAGACAATGAACGCTAG
- a CDS encoding ABC transporter permease, translating to MNARPTRFLTFIPYAAWIILFVVAPIALIVYYSFFDLTGNFTIANYQNFFTSIYFKLIVNSFWYAFLITFFSLLFAYPTAYFLTKTKHKQLWLLLIIIPSWINLLLKTYAFIGLFGLYGPINAFLEMIGIGQHQLLFTDFSFVFVAVYIFIPFMILPIFNSLDKLNPALIDAARDLGANSWTTFSRVILPLTMNGVKSGIQVVFIPALSLFMITRLIAGNKVITLGTAIEQQFLVAQNWGMGSTIAVFLILFMFVIMLLTSGSEKGAAGSGKTK from the coding sequence ATGAACGCTAGACCTACCCGTTTTTTAACGTTTATTCCCTATGCGGCTTGGATTATCCTTTTCGTTGTTGCACCCATTGCACTAATTGTTTACTATTCATTTTTCGATTTAACCGGTAATTTCACTATCGCCAACTACCAAAATTTCTTTACGTCCATTTATTTCAAACTGATTGTGAACTCATTTTGGTATGCATTTCTTATTACATTTTTCTCATTGCTTTTTGCATATCCGACTGCATACTTTTTAACGAAAACGAAGCATAAACAACTTTGGCTCTTGTTAATTATTATTCCTTCTTGGATCAATTTACTCTTGAAGACATATGCTTTCATCGGACTTTTTGGTCTCTACGGACCAATAAATGCTTTCCTTGAAATGATTGGAATTGGACAACACCAACTTTTGTTTACTGATTTCAGCTTTGTTTTCGTAGCGGTCTATATTTTCATTCCGTTCATGATTTTACCAATCTTTAATTCGCTTGATAAATTAAACCCCGCATTGATTGACGCTGCGCGGGATCTTGGTGCAAATTCATGGACTACATTTTCACGCGTTATTTTGCCATTGACGATGAACGGGGTTAAATCTGGGATTCAAGTCGTCTTCATCCCCGCCCTCTCATTATTCATGATTACGCGACTTATCGCAGGGAATAAGGTCATTACATTAGGTACGGCTATCGAGCAACAATTCTTGGTCGCTCAAAACTGGGGAATGGGATCGACAATTGCTGTATTTCTCATTCTATTCATGTTCGTAATCATGCTACTCACAAGTGGTTCTGAAAAGGGGGCGGCCGGCAGTGGGAAAACTAAGTAA
- a CDS encoding ABC transporter permease — translation MGKLSKLPKVYLAFVFIVLYTPIFYLLYYSFNSGGTMSGFESFTFEHYAAVFEDTRLIMILFNTIIVALLSALVSTTIGVLGAVTITFIRKKALRNAILSMNNILIVSPDVIIGASFLILFTMVGVKLGFASVLISHIAFSIPIVVIMVLPKLQEMSPSLIDAAIDLGASRRDVLTRVIIPFIKPGIFAGFFLALTYSLDDFAVTFFVTGNGFSTLSVEIYSMARAGVTLTINALSGLIFIVTLLLVFGYYAINRKSKTPFSGVRK, via the coding sequence GTGGGAAAACTAAGTAAATTACCTAAAGTGTATTTAGCGTTTGTGTTCATAGTTTTGTATACACCCATTTTTTACTTACTATATTATTCTTTTAACTCCGGCGGAACGATGTCCGGCTTCGAATCTTTTACATTTGAACATTACGCTGCAGTTTTCGAGGACACCCGCCTCATCATGATTTTGTTTAACACAATTATCGTCGCATTGCTATCCGCACTTGTTTCTACAACAATCGGCGTTCTAGGTGCGGTTACGATTACTTTCATCCGGAAAAAGGCTTTAAGAAACGCGATTCTTTCTATGAATAATATTCTAATTGTAAGTCCTGACGTTATCATCGGCGCATCTTTCTTAATTTTATTTACGATGGTTGGCGTAAAACTTGGGTTTGCTTCGGTATTAATTTCGCATATCGCTTTTAGCATACCAATCGTTGTGATTATGGTGTTGCCGAAATTGCAGGAAATGAGTCCGTCCTTAATCGATGCGGCAATAGATCTTGGCGCATCTAGACGCGATGTGTTGACTCGGGTTATTATTCCTTTTATTAAACCAGGAATATTTGCTGGTTTTTTCTTGGCGCTTACCTATTCGCTTGATGATTTTGCAGTGACATTCTTCGTAACTGGTAACGGTTTTTCAACCTTGTCAGTTGAAATTTACTCCATGGCTAGGGCTGGAGTTACATTAACGATTAATGCCCTTTCAGGTTTAATATTTATCGTGACACTCTTACTTGTATTCGGGTATTATGCCATTAACCGAAAATCCAAAACGCCATTTTCGGGGGTGAGAAAATGA
- a CDS encoding PotD/PotF family extracellular solute-binding protein, producing the protein MKDIIRVSIVILAVSAILLFINAKLANTSGTSGKNSITVFNWGEYLDPDLLKQFEEETGIKVIYETFDSNEAMMTKIEQGGTTYDIAVPSEYAIEKMNESGLLLPIDKAKLPNFQNIDPYFLDLAFDPENKFSVPYFWGTLGIAYNPKLLEGQTFESWEDLWDPTLEQEVVLVDSAREVIGMGLNALGYSLNSTNSLELEEAANKLKTLKPNIKAIIGDEITQLMVNGEAAVALTWSGQAADMMWDNEDIDYVVPEEGSNLWFDNMVIPRTAKNIEGAHAFINFMLDAEVAAQNADYVGYSTPNLAAMNFMDPEVIEDERYYPDEEARDHLEVYKNLGLEMLGTYNELFLGLKMELQ; encoded by the coding sequence ATGAAGGATATTATTCGCGTGTCAATTGTAATTTTGGCCGTGTCTGCTATTCTATTGTTTATAAATGCGAAACTTGCTAATACAAGCGGGACTTCTGGAAAAAATTCAATTACAGTTTTTAACTGGGGAGAATATCTGGATCCTGATCTTCTTAAGCAATTTGAAGAAGAAACCGGTATTAAAGTCATTTATGAAACTTTCGACTCCAACGAAGCGATGATGACCAAAATTGAACAAGGTGGAACGACGTATGATATTGCTGTCCCATCAGAATATGCAATCGAAAAAATGAATGAATCGGGGTTGCTATTACCCATCGACAAAGCCAAACTTCCTAACTTTCAAAATATCGATCCTTATTTTCTGGATTTGGCATTTGACCCTGAGAACAAATTTTCAGTCCCATATTTTTGGGGAACACTAGGCATTGCCTATAACCCTAAATTGCTGGAAGGCCAGACATTCGAAAGCTGGGAAGATTTATGGGATCCAACGCTCGAACAAGAAGTTGTTTTAGTAGATAGTGCTCGTGAAGTAATTGGTATGGGATTAAATGCACTCGGTTATTCCTTGAATTCGACGAATAGCTTGGAATTAGAGGAAGCCGCCAATAAACTAAAAACGCTTAAACCGAATATAAAGGCCATTATTGGCGATGAAATTACACAATTAATGGTGAACGGTGAAGCTGCCGTGGCATTAACCTGGTCAGGCCAAGCCGCGGATATGATGTGGGATAATGAAGATATCGACTATGTCGTACCCGAAGAAGGTTCAAATTTATGGTTTGATAATATGGTCATTCCTCGAACCGCGAAAAACATCGAAGGCGCTCATGCTTTTATAAACTTTATGTTGGATGCAGAAGTTGCTGCTCAAAATGCAGATTACGTCGGCTACTCTACACCGAATTTGGCGGCGATGAATTTTATGGATCCAGAAGTCATTGAAGATGAAAGATACTATCCTGATGAAGAAGCCAGGGATCATCTAGAAGTTTATAAAAACTTAGGCCTTGAAATGCTTGGAACATACAACGAGCTATTTCTTGGTTTAAAAATGGAATTACAATAA
- a CDS encoding MFS transporter has product MTKSTNFALYILMFNTFVTMSGIGLIIPIMPEYLGTFGVAGQVLGFLIAMFSFSQFIFSPLAGDLSDKHGRKSLIIIGLIVYGISQLTFGMATELWMLFASRFFSGLGAAFILPPTMAFVADLTTIEKRGRGMGLLAASMSFGFVIGPGIGGFLSKVSLEFPFFIGASVAIIAAIISFFALPNPKPNVAHDSSIVRKRENIFQQLKRSAATPYFVMFIVMFVFSFGLANFQSTISLYVDHKYGYTISQIAIIITVGGFVGTIAQMFVIGPLFKRFGEMRVILVNLVISAVAMLWILFVNSFSMILIVSMVFFTATALLRPAVNTLVSKLAGDEQGFAAGMITAYMSLGNMIGPALAGVLFDINIIYPYIIGTVILFICFSIALLWSRRSSELLDPIR; this is encoded by the coding sequence ATGACCAAATCAACTAATTTTGCACTTTACATACTAATGTTTAATACATTCGTTACCATGTCAGGAATCGGTCTCATCATTCCGATTATGCCAGAGTACTTGGGTACATTTGGTGTGGCAGGACAAGTTCTTGGCTTCTTGATTGCAATGTTTTCATTTTCACAATTTATCTTTTCACCGCTCGCAGGTGACTTATCCGACAAACATGGACGGAAAAGTCTAATTATCATAGGATTGATTGTCTATGGTATATCGCAGCTAACTTTTGGGATGGCTACAGAGCTATGGATGTTATTTGCATCTAGGTTCTTCTCAGGTTTAGGAGCGGCTTTCATTCTTCCACCGACTATGGCATTCGTTGCGGATTTAACAACGATTGAAAAGCGTGGTAGAGGAATGGGGTTGCTAGCTGCATCAATGTCATTTGGATTCGTGATTGGACCAGGAATAGGTGGGTTCTTGTCGAAAGTCAGCTTGGAATTCCCTTTTTTCATCGGTGCATCCGTAGCAATCATCGCAGCAATCATTTCATTTTTCGCACTGCCAAATCCAAAACCTAACGTGGCTCATGATTCCAGCATTGTACGAAAACGTGAAAATATATTTCAGCAGTTAAAGCGTTCAGCGGCAACTCCCTATTTCGTTATGTTCATTGTCATGTTCGTTTTCTCATTCGGACTTGCTAATTTTCAATCAACGATTTCTTTATATGTCGATCATAAATACGGGTATACAATCTCACAAATTGCCATTATCATCACAGTCGGTGGTTTCGTTGGAACCATAGCGCAAATGTTTGTCATTGGGCCATTGTTTAAACGCTTTGGTGAAATGCGTGTTATCCTTGTCAATCTTGTAATTTCAGCGGTTGCGATGCTTTGGATATTATTCGTGAATTCATTTTCAATGATACTGATTGTATCCATGGTATTTTTCACAGCAACAGCACTTCTGCGCCCCGCTGTTAATACGCTGGTTTCAAAATTAGCAGGCGATGAACAAGGTTTCGCGGCAGGAATGATTACTGCGTATATGAGCCTAGGAAATATGATTGGTCCAGCATTAGCAGGTGTTTTATTCGATATCAATATTATTTATCCATATATTATTGGAACAGTTATTTTATTTATTTGTTTTTCAATCGCCTTATTATGGTCGAGACGAAGTTCGGAATTACTTGACCCCATCAGATAG
- a CDS encoding VWA domain-containing protein, translated as MDIRIEQPLWLLLFIPIGLYLIYTWRSSGQKMISRSTILFVLRGIAVALLIFALTSPYLTLRVTEEQVLFVVDRSASIDEVGTAADSWIMESLKGRKTNHSVGIYSFAENFRTDVKLTDVEVVVPVIDNLEKNEATDIAKAIDLSSALANPNLATRIVLLSDGLETAGSIEKIIPKFKDKRTVIDTVILERPAGADASIISFETPRTSYTGEQQLLRVEIEASERTTGNLFIYENDQVISQQEVKLEQGGNSFSVRRASSMDGLLKYEAKLVVPDDKILENNRMVSVTMIESSPRVLVVETDGNASIIPTLLDQEAMAVDTINAKLLPETLSGYMGYSAIIFDNVPGHIVGENRMAIIEQAVRKFGTGFMMVGGEESFGLGGYFKTPIERLLPVEMEIKGKEQLPSLGLIIVLDRSGSMSGSKIVLAREAAARSVELLRDDDTFGFIAFDDQVWDIIPLAPLGDRNKAIEKILSVSALGGTDIYPGMKRAYDDLTKSDLQRKHIILLTDGQSEMPRGYEEVIANGKSNNITMSTVAIGSDADRRLLESLAESGGGRFYDVIDESTVPAILSRETSMMTRTYIEDNPFYMSLGGVPEWNALFSEGVPEMNAYIATTLKNTATMIGESTKEDPVLSEWMYGLGRTVAFTSDSTGKWTGDFAKWGGYGDFWNTAVGRLLPAYEDVPYIITHEHGRTYTVMDSARSAAFLEVAIIDEKGVEVPFTSEPLAPGKMRITVDANPGLVFFGVTDDKGGYFEAGISVPYNEEYKRVPSNVQLLEKIADSTGGIVLENPTDAFRSHPYKSGEKKKIAQGLILAAMIFFFIDITLRRFGFFKGLGTKRLTEELVEDTSTTAEESFSELLKNKRKR; from the coding sequence GTGGATATCCGAATTGAACAACCATTATGGCTACTTCTCTTCATTCCAATTGGGCTATATCTAATCTATACATGGCGGTCATCGGGGCAGAAAATGATAAGCCGCAGTACGATTTTATTTGTACTGCGCGGTATTGCGGTCGCTTTACTTATCTTTGCTTTGACATCACCCTATTTAACACTTCGGGTTACTGAAGAACAAGTCTTATTTGTCGTTGATCGATCAGCTTCAATCGATGAGGTAGGAACGGCTGCGGATTCTTGGATTATGGAAAGTTTGAAGGGAAGAAAAACAAATCATTCCGTCGGGATTTATTCTTTTGCCGAAAATTTTCGCACTGATGTGAAACTGACAGATGTGGAAGTCGTTGTTCCAGTAATTGATAATTTGGAGAAAAATGAAGCAACAGATATTGCAAAAGCAATCGACTTATCTTCAGCCCTTGCAAATCCTAATTTAGCTACTCGCATTGTTTTGTTATCGGATGGGTTAGAGACGGCTGGATCCATCGAAAAAATCATACCTAAATTTAAAGATAAGCGAACAGTGATTGATACAGTGATATTAGAACGCCCTGCAGGAGCTGATGCGTCGATTATTTCATTTGAGACGCCAAGAACTTCCTATACCGGTGAACAACAATTGCTTCGTGTAGAAATAGAGGCTTCCGAACGAACGACTGGCAATCTCTTTATTTATGAAAATGATCAAGTGATTAGTCAACAAGAGGTAAAACTCGAACAGGGTGGAAATTCGTTTTCGGTTAGACGGGCTTCAAGTATGGATGGATTATTGAAATATGAAGCAAAGTTAGTTGTTCCGGATGATAAAATTTTGGAGAATAATCGAATGGTTTCAGTTACAATGATTGAAAGTTCTCCACGCGTGCTCGTTGTAGAAACTGACGGGAATGCATCGATTATTCCAACATTGCTCGATCAAGAAGCGATGGCGGTTGATACAATCAATGCGAAGCTGTTGCCGGAAACACTTTCTGGATATATGGGGTATAGTGCAATTATTTTTGATAACGTTCCGGGTCATATTGTCGGCGAGAATCGAATGGCAATTATCGAACAAGCGGTAAGAAAATTCGGAACAGGATTCATGATGGTTGGCGGAGAAGAAAGCTTTGGGCTTGGCGGTTATTTCAAGACACCTATCGAGCGACTTCTTCCAGTCGAAATGGAGATTAAAGGGAAAGAACAACTTCCATCCCTTGGCTTAATCATTGTACTGGATCGGTCAGGCAGTATGTCGGGTTCTAAAATAGTCCTTGCAAGAGAAGCGGCCGCTCGTTCAGTCGAACTGCTGCGAGATGATGATACTTTTGGTTTTATTGCCTTCGATGATCAGGTTTGGGATATTATCCCACTAGCGCCATTAGGAGATAGGAATAAGGCAATTGAGAAAATATTATCAGTTTCTGCGTTGGGCGGAACTGATATATATCCAGGAATGAAACGAGCCTATGATGATCTTACGAAATCCGATTTGCAACGCAAGCATATCATTTTATTGACAGATGGCCAATCGGAAATGCCGCGTGGTTATGAAGAAGTAATTGCTAATGGAAAGAGTAATAATATTACAATGTCAACGGTCGCCATTGGAAGCGATGCGGATCGAAGATTGTTGGAAAGCCTTGCGGAAAGCGGGGGTGGTAGGTTCTATGATGTCATTGATGAATCGACCGTTCCAGCAATCCTATCACGGGAAACTTCTATGATGACCAGAACCTATATCGAAGACAATCCGTTTTACATGTCTCTCGGTGGTGTTCCCGAATGGAATGCATTATTCTCAGAAGGGGTTCCGGAAATGAATGCCTATATCGCAACGACATTGAAAAATACGGCAACCATGATTGGAGAAAGTACCAAAGAGGATCCGGTTTTATCTGAATGGATGTATGGTCTTGGGAGAACCGTTGCATTCACGTCAGATTCGACGGGGAAGTGGACTGGAGATTTTGCAAAATGGGGCGGGTATGGAGACTTTTGGAATACGGCCGTAGGACGCCTTCTGCCGGCATATGAAGATGTTCCATATATTATCACTCATGAACACGGACGGACGTATACGGTGATGGACAGCGCGCGTAGCGCGGCGTTTCTCGAGGTCGCAATCATTGATGAAAAAGGTGTCGAAGTTCCTTTCACATCCGAGCCATTAGCGCCCGGTAAAATGCGCATAACCGTCGATGCAAATCCAGGACTTGTATTTTTTGGCGTAACGGATGATAAAGGCGGTTATTTTGAAGCTGGAATTTCTGTGCCTTACAATGAAGAATACAAAAGGGTTCCATCAAATGTTCAGTTGCTCGAAAAAATTGCCGACTCGACAGGTGGGATTGTACTGGAAAATCCAACTGATGCCTTTCGTAGCCACCCATATAAGAGTGGGGAAAAGAAAAAGATTGCGCAGGGACTTATTCTCGCAGCGATGATTTTTTTCTTTATTGATATTACGCTACGTCGGTTTGGATTTTTTAAAGGATTAGGGACGAAACGGCTTACTGAAGAGCTTGTAGAAGATACATCAACAACTGCTGAAGAAAGTTTTTCCGAGTTACTGAAAAACAAACGCAAACGATAA
- a CDS encoding BatA and WFA domain-containing protein: MGFANLLYSWTVLFPIAVLLYYFFRKKFEVKTISSTMFWEQSMRETKVSPYLKNLQKNALFYLQMLALLLLLFILLAPFITKEEAIRGQTIIIVDTSASMLVEKDGTSLFDKHKDAIRKLVNERSGQPITIVATGKEPTTVIREEKNAEEVILAIDQLKVSYEHEFMERAIEFTQSIAAEREVDIHIFTDSLEQQTLPEASDKMAWSVNASNDNYQNVSIDKFGAIATQDGTEAIIKLINQSGKNIDGILILTDSLTETVFVKSDFMVEGEDELLLSFKDLPTSTALTAKILVDDDYAVDNDAHIILGNDATSAIIDNQLHELIKKAFEAVGLSVSTGSKNELIASTDASIIVTNDVAFLELGNKPIILIGRNDGNPEEVTGVISTLSDPLFSIADLSDVYVSEVYPAFNEHETIAMIGNKPLIQKSSRGDIIILADVEMTDWPLHASFPLFIWSAIGQVGAEGNALGTFTPNERRAVLSSTQAGRIEVFTIEDEYVTTIADSSSFIAPQPPGVYKAREEAIEKLFTVQLEPEELNLETGSSYRIGKAINGKGTEVNKWMIGKYFIFPVLLLMLMEWEVQRRRGYPN, translated from the coding sequence TTGGGATTTGCTAATTTACTTTACAGTTGGACAGTTCTTTTCCCGATAGCCGTCCTTCTTTATTATTTTTTCCGCAAGAAGTTTGAAGTGAAAACAATATCCTCCACTATGTTTTGGGAACAATCGATGCGCGAAACAAAGGTATCTCCGTATTTGAAGAACCTGCAGAAAAATGCTTTATTTTATTTGCAAATGTTGGCGTTATTACTATTATTATTTATTTTATTGGCACCGTTTATTACAAAAGAAGAAGCGATTCGCGGCCAAACGATTATCATTGTTGATACTTCGGCCAGCATGCTGGTGGAAAAAGACGGAACTTCATTGTTTGATAAACATAAAGATGCGATCAGAAAACTTGTGAATGAACGGTCAGGCCAACCGATTACGATTGTAGCGACAGGCAAAGAACCTACGACAGTCATTCGAGAAGAAAAGAATGCAGAGGAAGTAATTTTAGCAATTGATCAATTGAAAGTTTCGTATGAACATGAATTTATGGAAAGAGCCATTGAATTCACACAGTCAATTGCGGCTGAAAGGGAAGTGGATATTCATATCTTTACAGATTCACTAGAACAGCAAACCCTTCCCGAAGCGAGTGATAAGATGGCGTGGTCGGTGAATGCATCCAATGACAATTATCAGAACGTTTCAATTGATAAGTTTGGCGCTATCGCTACGCAAGATGGAACAGAAGCGATTATTAAACTCATCAATCAATCAGGAAAAAACATCGATGGGATTCTCATTCTGACTGATTCATTAACCGAAACTGTATTCGTAAAAAGTGATTTTATGGTCGAGGGGGAAGATGAGTTACTTTTATCATTTAAAGACTTGCCAACCAGTACTGCTTTAACAGCAAAAATTTTAGTCGACGATGATTACGCAGTCGATAACGATGCGCATATAATCCTTGGCAATGACGCAACTAGTGCGATTATAGATAATCAGTTACATGAGCTTATCAAGAAAGCATTCGAGGCCGTAGGTTTGTCCGTTTCCACCGGGTCTAAAAACGAATTAATTGCATCCACAGATGCATCGATAATCGTGACAAATGATGTTGCATTTCTTGAGTTGGGCAATAAACCAATCATTCTAATTGGTAGAAATGATGGAAATCCGGAAGAAGTTACTGGTGTAATTTCAACTTTATCAGATCCTTTGTTTTCTATTGCAGATCTCTCGGATGTCTATGTAAGTGAAGTTTATCCAGCATTCAATGAACATGAAACAATCGCGATGATTGGAAACAAACCACTTATCCAAAAATCGAGCCGAGGCGATATTATTATTCTAGCGGATGTTGAAATGACAGATTGGCCACTTCATGCTTCATTTCCATTATTTATATGGAGCGCGATTGGGCAAGTGGGTGCTGAAGGAAACGCGTTGGGGACTTTTACTCCAAATGAACGAAGAGCAGTCCTCTCAAGCACCCAAGCAGGGAGAATCGAAGTTTTTACAATTGAAGATGAATATGTGACGACAATCGCAGATTCTTCGAGTTTCATCGCGCCGCAACCGCCTGGTGTTTATAAAGCGCGGGAAGAAGCTATTGAAAAACTATTCACCGTCCAACTCGAACCAGAGGAGCTAAACCTGGAAACAGGCTCATCTTATCGTATTGGCAAAGCGATTAACGGCAAGGGAACTGAAGTGAATAAGTGGATGATTGGAAAATATTTTATATTTCCGGTTTTATTGTTGATGTTGATGGAATGGGAGGTGCAGCGAAGACGTGGATATCCGAATTGA